GAGGTGCTCGAGACCCTGAAAGTAAGTCAGTCAATTAACCGACAGGACCAAAACACGTTTGTCACTATACATTTTAGGGAATACATGTTTTCATTGACGAAATAATGACACTTTCACCACTTTGTTACAGAGGTCAAAGTTCACACCAGTGGGAGAAGGTGACGGCCTTCGTACGACAGAACGCGTCCCTGTCGAGTCTGCTCGTCTCCCTCTTTCTGTTGACCTTTGCACTCTGTCGCCTCGGCGTTCTCTGGATCCCGAGCGACCCCTGACAGGGTTGTGCGAACGATAGATCTCCCTACATGCGGAAGTGGCCGTCCCTCTGCTACAGATACAAGGTGAGTGAGGAAGATTCATACATGTGAAAGAACCAGTGGCGGCCCAACCCGACCATTATTTCATTCAGAGTCACACCTTCTGCGTAGCAGTGCCAGTTCATTAGTCAGACTTTTGACATGAAGGCGGAGCGTGCACTCCGAGGCCCTCAGTTCATCCAGCTTGAAGGGCGGGAGGGAAAGCGTTAAAAGCGTGACAGTGTCAACAACAAACTCAAGACAGAGTCAACAAGCGCGCCACCTGCTCCATCAGCAGTTGCTGCTCCTGGCATCGTTTGGTGGCCGAGCGCTGACTCTTGGCCCTCTCCTTGAGCAGCTGCTCCTCCAAGGTCTTCACCACGTCCCGACCCCTCCAGTCTTGAGGACCGCCGGGCGTAGAAACGCTTCCGCTGAGCTGCAATCGCTCCAGCACTTTGGCAATGGCCTCTTTCTCCTCCTTCATCAGAGCTAGCCTTGGGAGATAAGATTAGCAGTGTGACATCACCTCACACACATCATGTCTGGTCAATAGCCAGCAACTTCCCATGAGAAATCTCGCTGTAAGGTTCCATGGTGTACTGTTAAACTGTCATTTCCAGATCTGTTCTCATATACAGTATTCCCATTGGAAACTCAAAGTGACAAAGAGCACTTACTCCCCTCGTAAGCGGTGGATTTCGAGCTCCGCAGACTTGCCAACTCCTTGAGAGGTGAGCGCGCTTAGCTCCGCCCTAAGGCTTCTGATCTCTTTCTGCAGGGCGGCCGGGTCCGGCTTTCCGATGTATGGCAGCGGTAAAGGGTAGTGTATCCTAGGGAGGAACAAGTCAGCGGTGCGCACAAtccaaaagaaaaccaaaaccaaATCACCAAGGGCAACCAAACCTGTCAAACTCCACAGTGTAGATGAGAATAAGGTAACGTTTGGCCGTCAGAGCAGACGACTGCGGATGGCCCCGAGGGCGACCGACCACTCCGGCTTTTCTGTTCCGCAGAAGCTCCAGATCCGCATAGGTCAACAAGTCGAGTGTGACGGAATCACTCGTCTGCAGAAAAACGTAGACATTAATAATCCTGGCTTGACATAAACCAGTGTGGATGGGTTGcagacatttattttgaaacattCCTTCATTTATGTTCCCGCCTCCCTCTGACCTCTCTGCCTGGAGAGAGGGAACAAGATAGCATGGGAATCTTCCAATTTTTCGCTCCAGTGTCCGCTGCGGCTCATGCTGCCCGAAGCGTCTTCCTGTCCGTTTACATCCTTCTATTTACTCGCAAGCCACCTATGTTGAGCTTTGTTTGCCAACATACCTTTCTCACGGCGGATTCCAACATGCTACAAAAAATGGGGAACTGTTTGAAGTTGCCTGTTTTGCGTGTGAGGTCTTCGatgtctgaaaaaaaaacaggaaggatGCAACATGAGGAATGTGACTTAAACATGTACACGCCATCTTTGATTGATAACTGACAACTTACACGCCGGATCAAATTCTCCCCTCCACTGATCTGCCGTCTTTGAATCCGAAATTTCCACCAGCAGCACGCCCTTATCCACTTCCACCTTCACGGCAAATTCCGCTCCTCGGAACACAATATTCTCCATCACCTCCAAGCCCTCCTCCATTTTTCAGTCTGTAATAAAGGGACGACCAATTTCAATCAATAAGTGCCTTGCAGTGGAAAAAACCCCAATAAGACTTAAATGTAATCATTTGTAACAGCTGAATCAGTGATACAATAAactctgggattttttttctctttttgctgAGGTCTGACTTTGATGAAATTGGTCCTATTCACACAGTAACTAGACAAGCCCAGACTTCACTCTGACAGACTATATTTGTATTTATGAGAAAATTAAGTACAGCGCATTATCATTTGACCAAATTTTGGTGACATATTTGCTCGTTGGTGTGCCGTGAGATTGGGGCAGATGTAACATATGTATAATGTGTCTTggctaaaaaaaacagtttcGAATTGAACAGCTGGAGGGCACGCGATGCTTTTACCAAAACACTCCACTAGGGGACACTGGTGAGTCAGAAAATGcgtcaaattattttatttgaatttatttgaatgaaaaaaGTTGTTAAATCAAAACGTATTAAGGACAATCTTTTAATTACACACAAATAAGAACAACAACATACTTTCTGTTTATATTGGGTCCGTGCAAGCATGCAGTTCCCGCTTAGCATCATTTTCTACAGTGAAAGCAAAGGAAATCAGTGACACTGCTAATCTTTTACCGTAGTTACCATGCACACAAATAGTAAACATGTCAATTTGTTCAATTTGCTTGCTTTACTAGTGCGATGCGACACCGTGGTTCCATCTTTGGGATCGGTCGCTTGAACCGTAGGCGGGTCTCTTGAGATTGATTCAAATAGACCGCTTGACCATTTTGGCAATGATATCTCCCGATCGTTAGCTTTAGCTAGCTAACACGCAGGTTCTGATAACAGCAACAACAATGCAAGCTTCCTGTGCAGCTTTGCAAATTGATGTGTGAAACGCGTCACTTTATTTGCAGGGAACATTGCACATTGTTTACCTTTAGTTTCAGCGGTGCGTCTTGAAGTCGCTAGTCGTCCGTAAACGGCTAATGTTGGGAAAACATCACGGTGTGTTGACTGGATGAAGATACAATTAAATGGCATTGAACTCTGCTTTCTTGGTACTTTTCTCCGGGTCCCAAAAAAATTGTGAGCCACCTAAAGGAAGACCTCAGGCGCTTCAACTACCGGGAAACGTttaattcttcttcttctgtttgATTCGCTGAAGTAACACTCCTTTTTCCGCTTCGTTTTGCCATCCCCGGCTCGTTGCTTCTCTCTAGAGGTGAAGACCTGCCAGTGTCATCACCCGAGAAGACGCATACTTTCGATAAATCTTTTAAATcaattttgatcatatttttatttgctttaaTGTGTAATGACACTTGCAAATGTATAGTAAACGTCAAAATACATACAGTACTgtttagtaaaaaatatcagCAAAATATGAGACAATATCATTTTATGAAGTGAGCAGAATttccaacaaaaacaacaatatatCACCAGTAATGAGAATATGCACTAAATAATCAAAATAGATGATTTTTTTGCTGAAGATTTGCAGTTGCTGGTCAAGGTCAGCACTTGCCTTTTGCATGTTGTTATGAAGAGCCGGTTTCCATAGAGATATTGCTCAACCCTCAGGAGAAGTGTGGAGCAGTTGTAATGTGGCGTTTGAGATGCAGTGAAGTACATTTGTGTGTTAAAGGATGATTGTTGCAGGATTTCCCACTGAATCACCGTCATTGCATCATGTCAACTGATTTTCCTCTAATCCCTGAAAAAAGACAATTTGATGCCTACActctaatataaaataatttctaaTACTTTTGCCACTCTGATATGATACCAAAATATCAGAAATACCTCCAGTTcagttcagcaaaaaaaaaaaactgcaattgACAAATTTTCAGAAATATCACACTGTTACACAAACGACGCACTTTTTTTAGTTGTAATTTTATTTGGGACTATAATTAATATGGCAGGATTATAATCCCACATATTGCAATATTGTATGTGACAGGCATGAGTCTGCACCTGCCTCCAACAGCCACTCAGACATCAGAGGGCCAAGTGACGAAAGCTTTGCCCTTAGCTCCACTTCCATGCAAGATTAAAGGGAGGGCCCAACTACAAACACCTCCCACACAGTctccagcaacaacaaaaagccaTCAGAGGTTCCTGAAGCAGAAGTGTACCCAGGCTGGATCTCATACAGACCAAAGTCTTGAGACACATTTTTCACCTGGTTCGTTTACTAATCAGGGCTTTAGCGACCAAGATACAACTTTGTGGGAATAGTTTGACAAAGGCCCCTTTCTGAACAAatcaacaaaattaaaacagcAGCGGCATTGTGGAGCCGACACTTTGTATATGGGGGACACGACCAAACAAGGTGGGCTCGTCGACAGATGGTGTGGGTGGGCAAAAAATGATGTCAGTGCGAGACGAATGAAGCATCATTGAGTCTGTGctgcttgcacacacacacacaaaactgaaGCGGCTTCCTCTTGGTGGTCATCATTCAACAGATGCACGGCAGCCGCACTCGGGAAGAGGGACTCTGCTGTCAACCTGACCAGGTAGGACTCTTTTTATCATTAGTAAAAaggaatttgatttttttttgtgacttgtTGTATTTTGCAtaatgtgtatttaaaaaaaatatatttgtaaacGATTCTAATCGTAGATAATCCTAATTGAGTCACAGACAAAATCAAATGTATTGCGATTTGCTAATCATTTTTATCATCATTTACTACATTCACCCTTTTTTagcgttttttttgtgttaaagAAAATGACGTGCATTCCGTGTTTGTGTACATTTGTGTCGTTTTCTTAGTTATTGTGGGGGTCATGGCTCAGAGGAAGACTGCAGCCTGCCTCCCCAAAGCACCCATCAACCAAGACAACGCTCGTTTCTTCCTTCTCGCTGCGCTCATTTTCCTCTACCTCCTGTGCGGGGCCGCCATCTTCTCTGTCCTGGAGCACCCATTTGAGCTCCGTGCCCGCCGCCTGTGGCGCCAGCAGCTGGATAACTTCACCCGCCAATACAGCGTCCACCCGAGGGCCCTGCACACCTTGCTACGGCAGTACGAGGAGGCCAATGGAGCGGGGATACGAGTGGACGCATTAAGGCCTCGCTGGGACTTTTCCGGAGCGTTTTACTTTGTTGGTACAGTGGTCTCCACGATTGGTAAGCTTTGTGAGAAATTGTTTGCTGGGAACTTAGTATGTACTTGTTTAGAGCAAATGTATTGACTCCTAACTGTACAGGTTCTCCTCATGGCTTACTTGCAACCTCTCCTTAATATTTTTCTTCCTAGGGTTTGGTATGACCACACCAGCGACT
The Syngnathus typhle isolate RoL2023-S1 ecotype Sweden linkage group LG15, RoL_Styp_1.0, whole genome shotgun sequence DNA segment above includes these coding regions:
- the ccdc61 gene encoding centrosomal protein CCDC61 isoform X2, giving the protein MLSCSLSPGRETSDSVTLDLLTYADLELLRNRKAGVVGRPRGHPQSSALTAKRYLILIYTVEFDRIHYPLPLPYIGKPDPAALQKEIRSLRAELSALTSQGVGKSAELEIHRLRGELALMKEEKEAIAKVLERLQLSGSVSTPGGPQDWRGRDVVKTLEEQLLKERAKSQRSATKRCQEQQLLMEQLDELRASECTLRLHVKSLTNELALLRRSRGTATSACREIYRSHNPVRGRSGSRERRGDRVQRSTERGRRADSTGTRSVVRRPSPSPTGSRAPRFDPTAYIQDKQRRLRESELKKQLKVRRDLMMSPSLIPERGRSRSRETCPQLSRTGSRGRSLSIERQRSRNSSESSLVDMEEMTKALLRGRKHTFNGPSTSRGNLIAGKPLSSTPTYRMKDRESSIDTGAELSEIDARLQALQEYMRDLDTGH
- the ccdc61 gene encoding centrosomal protein CCDC61 isoform X1; protein product: MEEGLEVMENIVFRGAEFAVKVEVDKGVLLVEISDSKTADQWRGEFDPAYIEDLTRKTGNFKQFPIFCSMLESAVRKTSDSVTLDLLTYADLELLRNRKAGVVGRPRGHPQSSALTAKRYLILIYTVEFDRIHYPLPLPYIGKPDPAALQKEIRSLRAELSALTSQGVGKSAELEIHRLRGELALMKEEKEAIAKVLERLQLSGSVSTPGGPQDWRGRDVVKTLEEQLLKERAKSQRSATKRCQEQQLLMEQLDELRASECTLRLHVKSLTNELALLRRSRGTATSACREIYRSHNPVRGRSGSRERRGDRVQRSTERGRRADSTGTRSVVRRPSPSPTGSRAPRFDPTAYIQDKQRRLRESELKKQLKVRRDLMMSPSLIPERGRSRSRETCPQLSRTGSRGRSLSIERQRSRNSSESSLVDMEEMTKALLRGRKHTFNGPSTSRGNLIAGKPLSSTPTYRMKDRESSIDTGAELSEIDARLQALQEYMRDLDTGH